One Mycteria americana isolate JAX WOST 10 ecotype Jacksonville Zoo and Gardens unplaced genomic scaffold, USCA_MyAme_1.0 Scaffold_39, whole genome shotgun sequence genomic window carries:
- the LOC142403570 gene encoding LOW QUALITY PROTEIN: olfactory receptor 10A7-like (The sequence of the model RefSeq protein was modified relative to this genomic sequence to represent the inferred CDS: substituted 1 base at 1 genomic stop codon), protein MEKEEWDNRTSPVEFLLLALRNVPKLQMPLFLLSLIIYMGTMFVNILIVVLLVADQHLHTPMLVFLGNFSSVEMCCTSRILPRLLASFLSRDRALSAQGCMTQLFFFGSFAGTECYLLATTSSDRYLAICQPLLYASLMNRKLCLQLVAGSWLAGLLMSTIVTRLFFKSQCCGPNASDHFFCDFAPLLELACSDSTVLRLVTFIICFLDVVFPFVFTLASYICIIAAILRIPATTGRQKAFSTCSSHLIVVTLFYGTLIVVXMIPRTASLRQLKEVLSFFYTILMLMVNPLLYSLRTREVKGALGNALRKTVACIESSY, encoded by the coding sequence atggagaaagaggaatgggaCAACCGGACATCACCAGTGGAGTTCCTCCTGCTGGCACTGCGTAATGTCCCCAAGCTTCAgatgcctctctttctcctctctctcatcaTCTACATGGGGACCATGTTTGTTAACATCCTCATtgttgtgctgctggtggcagatcAGCACCTTCACACTCCCATGTTGGTCTTCCTGGGGAATTTCTCCAGTGTGGAAATGTGCTGTACCTCCAGAatcctgcccaggctgctggccagcttcCTAAGCAGGGACAGAGCCCTTTCTGCTCAAGGCTGCATGACAcaactctttttctttggcagttttgcaGGTACCGAGTGTTACCTGCTGGCCACCACATCCTCTGATCGGTACTTGGCCATATGTCAACCCCTGCTCTACGCAAGCCTCATGAACCGGAAActctgtctccagctggtggctggctctTGGCTAGCAGGATTACTGATGTCTACCATAGTCACCAGGCTATTTTTCAAGTCACAGTGCTGTGGTCCCAATGCAAgtgatcatttcttctgtgattttgccccATTGCTAGAGCTTGCTTGCAGTGACAGCACCGTGCTGAGACTGGTTACTTTCATCATCTGCTTTCTGGATGTAGTCTTCCCATTTGTATTCACATTGGCATCCTATATCTGCATCATAGCTGCGATCCTGAGGATCCCAGCCACCACGGGGAGgcagaaggccttctccacctgctcctctcaccttATCGTGGTGACTCTTTTCTATGGTACCCTCATCGTTGTCTAGATGATTCCCAGAACAGCCTCACTGAGGCAGCTCAAGGAAGTGCTCTCCTTTTTCTACACCATCCTCATGCTCATGGTCAATCCACTCCTCTACAGCCTGCGGACCAGGGAAGTCAAGGGGGCTCTTGGAAATGCACTGAgaaaaactgtggcctgcatcGAGAGCTCATACTAG